A portion of the Glycine max cultivar Williams 82 unplaced genomic scaffold, Glycine_max_v4.0 scaffold_498, whole genome shotgun sequence genome contains these proteins:
- the LOC106797965 gene encoding serine/threonine-protein phosphatase 7 long form homolog, protein MASSSSSSSHVNIKSGPIDADVLWMQPKHVSEHVWNGEEDRKLHIRRAVPTYQGEEQIPEQIFPFLLQSGFAWIIKMGYLKINASLISALIERWRPETHTFHMRCGECTITLQDVSVLLGISVDGLPLIGPTNLDWADLCEELLGVRPQEDEIRGSVVKLSWLAHHFAQINNDDDEEQVRRFARAWILRFIGGVLFVDKSSNKVSLRYLQFLRDFEECGRYAWGAAVLGFLYREMCNATDYKTKSIGGMCILLQMWAWERCPTLAPKRTPSQVENTPLGHRWLRRGNQHIGNDDVRVFRRKLDIMKRHEFVWEPYPSTVISLLPPVCLVGSLAWYAVVPLICFQVIEWHQPDRVLRQFGMQQPIPESPSQPLNIHGITLKGKHDENWGQLFAPMIDQWNNRHAFRVDAYPRQEGLLSFNSDYMVWYRRKTKMFVDPANAKTATLGEVAEALQYMVSPQGRNTCTFDDLVPYVEKITILSEEQERVTEPVSHGPASERQFPAQQFHMLQSSIETQGIDRRRDIVEAEEYSQQMAERGHGMYYTPQTFAEYPTQMYQYPFQGHHTDTSASQQSFGGVAETQAHFSWPTMTPSQQYHGPIPTPNAPLGTQWNVPGPIPNTGDLFGVDLRHAFSAEADEEEAGRHRGRRNPDRQARRWDRPCGTSSRHHGHQNE, encoded by the exons atggcatcttcatcatcatcttcatcacatGTTAACATTAAGTCTGGTCCCATCGATGCTGATGTATTATGGATGCAACCTaaacatgtttcagaacatgtttggaatggggaagaagataggaaattacatatcagacgagctgtccccacgtatcaaggggaagaacaaattcctgagcaaatttttccttttcttctacaATCTGGTTTCGCCTGGATTATCAAGATGgggtacttaaaaataaatgcctcATTAATTAGTGCTctgattgaaagatggaggccagaaacacatacctttcacatgagatgcggagaATGTACTATTACTCTCCAAGACGTCTCTGTATTGTTAGGTATAAGTGTGGATGGTTTACCATTAATCggtccaacaaatcttgattgggctgatttatgtgaggaattattgggagtcagaccacaagaagatgaaattagaggtagtgtggttaaattaagttggctggctcaccattttgcCCAAATAAATAATGACGACGACGAAGAACAAGTACGAAGGTTTGCCCGTGCATGGATATTGAGATTCATTGGAGGTGTCTTGTTCGTTGATAAAAGCAGTAACAAAGTTTCGCTAAGataccttcaatttttacgtgactttgaagaatgtggcagatatgcatggggagctgccGTACTTGGTTTTCTATACAGAGAGATGTGCAATGCCaccgattataaaactaaatcaatcggaggtatgtgcatcttactacaaatgtgggcatgggaacgatgtccaaccttggctccaaagaggactccttcCCAAGTAGAAAATACACCACTGGGGCATAG gtggctgcgacgtggaaaccaaCATATCGGCAATGATGATGTGAGAGTTTTTCGTCGCAAGTTAGATATTATGAAACGTCATGAG tttgtgtgGGAGCCGTACCCATCAACCGTAATATCACTGTTGCCTCCCGTTTGTTTAGTCGGAAGTCTCGCGTGGTAcgcggtggtgccactaatttgtttccaagttattgagtggcaccaaccggaCAGAGTATTGAGACAATTTGGGATGCAACAGCCAATTCCAGAGTCTCCTTCACAACCCTTAAACATTCATGGCATAACATTGAAAGGGAAACATGACGAAAATTGGGGGCAATTGTTCGCCCCAATGATTGATCAGTGGAATAATCGCCATGCATTTAGGGTCGACGCTTATCCCCGACAAGAAggcctattgagttttaactcggactacatggtctggtataggcgaaagacaaagatgtttgttgacccAGCAAATGCAAAGACggctacattg GGTGAAGTTGCGGAGGCATTACAATACATGGTgtctcctcaagggaggaaTACATGCACatttgatgatctcgtgccttatgtggaaaaaattacaattttatccgaagagcaagagagagtcactgagccagtgtcacatggtcccgcatcagagcgtcaatttcctgcacaacagtttcacatgcttcagtCAAGTATTGAAACTCAGGGGATAGACAGAAGAAGGGACATTGTTGAAGCGGaagaatattcccaacaaatggcggagcgtggccatggaatgtattacacgccacaaACATTTGCTGAGTATCCGACCCAGATGTATCAATATCCTTTTCAGGGTCATCACACTGATACTTCTGCAAGCCAGCAATCGTtcggtggtgttgcggaaacacaagctcatttttcatggcccacaatgaccccttcacagcaatatcatggcccaattccaacacctaatgccccGTTAGGAACACAATGGAATGTACCGGGACCAATACCTAATACGGGTGACTTATTCGGTGTTGATTTGCGGCACGCATTTTCTGCGGAGGCTGACGAAGAAGAAGCGGGGAGGCATCGgggcagaagaaatcctgatcgccaagcacgaagatgggatcgaccatgtggcacatcctcacgaCATCACGGACACCAAAATGAATGA